Genomic DNA from Porites lutea chromosome 4, jaPorLute2.1, whole genome shotgun sequence:
GttacaattttaaaattaaattgacCTCTTCATATGACATTCAAACGGAATCCTAAATTGCGAATACGTTTCAACCACGCCAAGGTTTATCTTAATTTCTTCTGTCGCATTAATGATATACCATATGGTCATTTCTTTTGGAAGCATACCCGCAATTATTACATTGAAATGGTGTGTCATCGCAATGCTTGCTCTTCTTGTGACGTGAAACACAGTCCTTTCtactgaaaaagagaaaacaaatgtCGCATTGCAACGTGTTAGAGATAGCCGGCATTGTGGGAAGACACACGACGTGATTGGGTGTGGCCATGTTCTTCGCACACACTTCTTTGTCATTGCTGATTTGTCTGCAAGTGACCCCTCTCTTTCTCGGTAGTCGAACGCTATTGTTTTCGAAAGAAACCGAAATTGGTCTTAAAACTGGTCTTGAAGGATTACAGATCCCACGTGGCACTCGTTCAACACCATTGTGTTCGTCATTGACGTGAGCGGTCCAGTCAATTTTGGTCTGGAAGAGCTTGGCACAAATTCTGCATGCGAACGAATCCATGTCTTCCTCAGTAGTAGATACTATATCTGGGAAGTTGACATGAAGAGGACTATGTCCCAGACCACCTGCATAGCCTTGTGAAACTAGGTCACTATCCTTTGGGTTTATCGTACCCGTAGGGATGGGTACTGGCGGGTGCGATGGCTTCTTGGTCGGGCACGCCATTGGTCGAACAAAATCATGTTCTCCCAAATTACCAAACCTGGAATGAACAAGAAGGTAGTGCTTGTACATTACACTGCACGTATGGAACCGCTTTGAACAGTAATCGCACTGAAACGCTTTCAGTTTAGTGGATGGCTGTGAAGCAGAGGTTGAACCCGGCCTAAAGCAGCCAAAAGGGACGTCACTCTCAACGGTCTGGCCAATGGCATTTTCCAGTTCTAGCGATTGATCAGAAGATTTTGACCCCATCTCTTCGGCAGGAGACATCATCTGTTTTCCAGTGAGACTTTTAAATTCTTCGTCACAATACGAGCGTTTGAAAGGTCGGGCAGCCTCCTTTTCATACTCTTTCCACTTTTTCCTACGGTGTTTTTCCCTGGAGTGTCTTCGCAAGCCACTGTCACTTTTAAATTGCTTTTCACAGTAAAGGCAATTCCATAAGTCCACGGCGCCTTCTCCGTTTGGCTCCAAGCTTTGTTCGTTATTTCTTGACGGTTGAGTTTTCTTGGGTGGCGAAGTCGTTTTCTGTGACgattcttcatcgccttgccttGACGCACGGAGCTGTATACAATCGCGAGTACCGGACAATGCTTCGGCGGTACGGAAACGCTCTGTTGTTTTGCAACACGTGTTCATTTCACTGTTGCTGTTATGTTTAATGCCTTCACCTATGGAACGTAATTTGTCTTCAACAAAACGATTGGTTGAACTGTGTTGACTTTGCTTGTGTCTCAGCAAACTCCTTTTAGAGGAAAGCCCCTTGTGACAGATGGAACATACACAAGGACTAGTTACACCCGCATGAGAACGCCTGTGGTTACTCAAGGAGCGTGTGGATGGAAACGTCTGTAAGCATGTCTTACATTCATGAGTTTCTTGACGACCTGAATCAAGAGCTGGCTTCGACTCGACAGTTGTCTTCTGTTTCATCGAGGTTTCCTTGTCGCGGTTTTTCTCTCCTGGGCATACATGACGATCATGAGTGCGTTTTGTTCCAAACCGGCCACTGTGAACAATCACGACGTGCTTGTAGCGACTACTTGCGTTGAAGAAACCTTTGACGCAATATTGACATTTGAATGCTCCCTTCGTTGCTGTTTCGCTCGAATTCATTGGTGGGCTAGTATCCCACCTAAACGGCATCTTTGCTGGATATTCTTTGCTATATGGGCCAAAATGTGGACGAGTGCTTTGGCTTCCAGACGAAAAAGGTGGATAGTTACAAGTGTGGTGCTTTTCCTTAACGTGCTGATGTTTTCCAGAGAGACTTTTAAATTCTTCGACACAATACGGGCACTTGAAAGATCGGGCAGCCTCCTTTTCATACTCTATCCATTTTGTCGTACCGTGTTGTTCCCTGGAGTGTCTTCGCAAGACATTGTCACTTTTAAATTGCTTTTCGCAGTAAAGGCAATTCCATAAGCCCACGGTGCCTTCTCCGTTTGGCTCCAAGCTTTGTTCGTCATTTCTTGATGGTTGAGTTTTCTTGGGTGGCGAAGCCGTTTTCTCTGACGATTGTCCAACGCCTTGCTTCGAGGCACTGTGCTCTATACAATCGCGAGTACCGGACAATGCTTCGGCGCTACGGAAACGCTCTGTTGTTTTGCAACACGTGTTCACTTCACTGTTGCTGTTATGTTTAATGCCTTCACCTATGGAACGTAATTTGTTTTCAACTAAAAGATTGGTCGAACTGTGTTGACTTTTTTTGTGTCTCAGCAAACTCCTTTTAGAGGAAAGCCCCTTATGACAGATGGAACATACACAAGGACTAGTTACACCGGCATGAGAACGCTTGTGGTTACTCAAGGAGCGTGTGGATGGAAACGTCTGTAGGCATGTCTTACATTCATGAGTTTCTTGACGACCTGAATCAAGAGCTGACTTCGACTCGACAGTTGCCTTTTGTTTCACCGAGGTCTCCTTGTCGCAGTTTTCCTTTCCAGGGCATACATGACGATCACGAGTGCGTTTTGTTCCAAACCGACCATCACAGCGGATACAAGTGAAAGGGTCTGCCGTGCTGTGTAGGTCTTGCTTATGCATCCAAAGATCTTCCCTGGATGAAAATCTCAAGTCACAGAAAGGACAGACAAAGGATGCAGGATCTACTGCTTCGTGCAAACGATTCTTGTGACATTTGAGGGAACTTCTCGAGTGAAAAAACTCCAAGCAAGTACTGCATTCGTAAGTGTTTGACAACTTTGGATTGAGGATAGAACTTCCCCTGGAATGATGTCCCTTGTGACGatgaagattttttttgtcaagaaaTTTCTTTCCACAAACCCCACATATGAATACTCTTGGTTTACTCATTGGAAAAGTACTCGCGTTTGATTGTTTTCTCAACAAGGAACTTGTCAGAAGGTGTTCCTTGCGGGTGTTCAATCCTCTAACATCATTCTGTTCTTCAATGGCAGGATCTGGTGATGTGTTATTGAATCTACTATGGTGGGTCTTGTGTGATCGCAGTGATCTCTCCGTGAGGAATGACTTAGTGCACTTGTTACAACTAAACGTTCTGATGCACTTTCGTGAATGAATGCCACTGCGAGAATCACTCAATGGAGATGTTCTCCGTTTAAAACTGTGATGGCTCTTGTGTGCGTTTAAAGACGACTTCTTTTGAAATGTCTTGCCGCAGACGTTGCAAGCCAATTTTCCCATTTTAAGTTTTAAGGTTTTACCGTTGTTCCCGTTAATGTCACGACTTTCACTTGATGGCACTGTGGGTTGCACATGAGTTGCAGCGAGCAATGTTGGATGCATCGTTCTAGAATGGGAAGCTCTGTGTGCCTTTAAAGACAGCTTCTTTTGAAATGACTTGCCGCAGACGTTGCAAGCAAATTTCCCCATTTTACTTTTTCGTAGGTCTTTACTGTTATGCCCGTTACAACTAAACGTTCTGATGCCCTTTCGTGAATGAATGCCACTGCGAGAATCACTCAATGGAGATGTTCTCCGTTTAAAACTGTGATGGCTCTTGTGTGCGTTTAAAGACAGCTTCTTTTGAAATGACTTGCCGCAGACGTTGCAAACAAATTTTCCCATTTTACGTTTTAAGGTTTTACCGTTGTGCCCGTTAATGTCACGACTTTTACTTGATGGCACTGCGGGTTGAACATAAGTAGCAGCGGACAATGCTGGACGTCTCGTTCTAGAATGGGAAGCTTTGTGTGCGTTTAAAGACAGCTTCTTTCGAAATGACTTGCCGCAAACGTTGCAAGCAAAGTTTCCCATTTTACATTTTAGGTCCTTACTGCTGTGCCCGTTAATGTCACGACTTTCACTTGATGGCACCGCGTGATGGTCATAAGTAGCAACGGGCAATGTTGGATTTTTGGTTCTAAAATGGGCAGCTCTATGACGATTCATAAGAGCTAAAGTAGGAAAAGCTTTCAAACAAAATTCGCATTTCACCGCGCTTTTCTGTTTCACCGACGAATTCCCACGTAAGGGTACTGCCTGGCGGTCATCACTGAAGAAAAATCTGTTGCCATGTTTTGTCGAGTGCTTGACGGCAAAGTGTAGTGCTAAGCGGCGTTTATCTGAACAAAACTTTCCACATTTTCCACATCTATAAATCTTTACCCTTGGGTGCTTCTCTCGTAAGTGCTTCGCAAGGGTGGAGGAATGAGCGAATCTCTTCTTGCAAATCGAACAAACATTCTGCGCTTCTGATCTTTCATGTGCTCTTTTGTGGTTGGATAAACTAATCCCAGAGGTAAAACACTCGCCACAGGCTTGGCATTTGTAATCACCTGGATTATGATAATTCTTTTCGTGTGCGTCGAGGGCATTCTTATTTGCAAAAACTTTGTCACATGGCTTGCAACTGACAGCCTCCCACTGCCCGTGCTGTTGAGCGTAGTGCCTTTTTCGGGACGCAGGGAACGAGAAAACCGCACCACAAAGTTTACATGAGAAAGGTTTTATGCCTTTATGAAtgttcttgtgaaaatgaagcGAACTTGGTGTCTTGAAGCTTCTGTCACAGTGCATGCAGCGCCAAAGGTGATGTTCACTGCTCATCTGGCAACGGAATTTGTTGTGACTGGCCAGCGAACTAGGCCCTGAGCAGATCATGAAACACTTCTGACATTGTACAGGACCATCTAAAACGTAAGAAAGGTGTTCTTAAGTTACTGTTAGGATTAAGCCTAGGCCGACAGGTATGGAACCGATCTCCTGGCCCTCTGATTACGTGCCTCCATGCTCTACCGATAAGGCACAGAAGATACGCGGGGAAGGCCTTTAAACACCGTTCACGTATCGAACATGCAGCATAAATCCTAGTACTGGGAAGTATATAGTTGGCAAATCAGCAGTGATGTAAATGTGATAATAAACGTTAGCTTGGAGAGTAATGAgagtgatgttttttttttaaaaaaaagcttcagTTTGGACATGCAGTCACTGTCAAGCCAGCCTTAAACTAGCAAAGCATGCGCCAATGCCTGTTCACGTTTACAGTCAGTAGAGGTAAGCCTTTCATGggcaaaaaaaagacaaaatctATAAGTAATGAGCAAATTTCGACGTCGTTTAACGCATGGTTTGCAGAAATTTAGTAGCAACAGAGTTAAGCCCATTACGCCAACTTGCTGATCTTTCATTTGGTTATTAACATTAACTTTTCTCAGACACAGACCTGcgggtttcttttctttgttcaggATATCCAAGTCACAGGCGTATCTATCTCCATACCACACAAGGAGCTCCATACCCGGTTCGATCACCTTGTACGCGCGGTAGTAAATATCACCTCTATACTGAAAAGCCACTAGATTTTGTTCATCTTCATTGCGAGCACAGTTGACGAAACGCAGCCAATTACTGTGACTCTCGTCCCGAGCATCAACAACTTGGGTGACACGCCCACGTTCAATTATCTGTAAATAAAGAAGGGAAAACGAACAGTATTGATGTACAGCTGTAAACCAAAAAAGGATGTCACCTTCTACTAAAAAAATCATTATTCTCTTTAACAGAGAAACACAGCTAGTAGAttggaaacaagaaaaaaggccCATTGACTCGCTGTCTCTCTCGATACAAAGGTGCTTATAGGAGGTACCTGTAGTGACGGATAGTACTAGGCTAGTGGATCGTATGCTTCCCTATCTTTTTACGCACTTTAAACCGTGGTTTGAAAACAGTAAGAAATTACATTCGTGCATTCAATGAACTACCGGTTTTGGTGTCTTCTGGTTTTAACTAACCGACCGCGATATCATAACATGACGTAAATAGCCTTCATCATCAAGGAAATGTCCAAAATGAGAGGTTTACGCTTGTGACAAATATCATGGAAAGGTACATCTAGCGGGAAAATGAACTTTTGCATGAAGGGACAACTTTAACGACAATAATAAGCCTCTTACATCCCACATGTAGCCCTGATCCATGTTAGGTGTTACATTTGCCACGTCTATCTTTTCACCCCAATACGGGCCAAACACTACATCACTTTCAAACCTCTCCAAGGCAAAAATTCCCAGGCCAGCATCTAAAAAACGAACCAGATAATGATTAACAGTTCTGTTTCGAGCACACTTGACAGGTTAATGCGCATTCTACAACAGAAACGGTAACGTCGGGTATACAATACGCTGAGGTTTTCTTCTGTGAATAATCTGTAATTTTTCACCATCAAAAGGAGAGCCTCTTTCTGAATGTTGTGAGAGCCTGTTCCAGTTGTCGTCTCAGACCACAAAGTTAGATTTCATCTGACATTTAGCCACTCTCAAAATGCCCTGCATTTTAGATTTAACGCATATAagccaacaaagacaaaactaaAAGCAAGCTTTTACCTGGAATACTAGAAGATTTCAATTCCATGTTTTTGGGAATTGTAGCTCTTGCTTTTGTCAACCCTTCTGACATCACAACATTTGAACTCTCCTTCATCCATTGCAGAGCAGAGTGAATTGAGCAAGCACCTATTTGCAGTTTGTCGCATTTGCTACAGACTGCAAGAAAATATGTTATTATCAAGAattggtttgtttttgcttgcaTGCGAAATGGGCCTGCAAGGCCATGCTCAGTCCAAAACAGCCATGGCAAGGTTCTGTTTTAGTACAAATAAAGGGGGTTCCTGCGTAGCGTTTGTGTGTGTTAAAAGTGGGAAGGTGGTAAGTTAAACGTTGataattgcaaataaaactccgacgtttcggcaatgctgccttcaTCAGGGAAAATATGCGAGTTCGTTATAgcggaaaatttgaaaatttgaaaatgcgCGCGTAAAAACCAACGAGTTTGCACGCGCGCAAGTCACGTGGAAGAGAAATCTTGATTGAGTCCACCCGGCGCGAGGGTGTCAAGTAAGAGCCTTTATCTTCGCTTCTTCTTACCGTCTTATGCGTCTGACGATAGCAACAATGAAACATCTCCGCGACAATGTCTCTGTTGACATTCAGAATTGTCCTAAGGACCTTACCTCACTTTGCGATGCTAGATCATATTCACGTTTAACGTATTTGATTCATAGACTTAATAGACGTTTATATGATCAAGTATCTGCAATCAAAGAGGAAAAGTTCTCACGTTTAACAACAACCCAACCTGCTCGTTACACACGTAACACACAAACTATGAATACCGTTTTACAAGACAACAACTAGAGCACAGATAGATTGGTAGTTGGAACACCTGAAGATCTTGCTTTGGATGAGGACGAAAGATCTCCGCTGGCAaaggggataaattttataccCACAACACCCACTACGGATGAACTCACTTCTAAAGAAGATACTGAGAAATTTTTCAGACGCCTACGCCTTAAAGCGCACTTTACTGAGGGCTCATCCAGAGTTACGACCGGTAGTGATGCCCCAAGTGAAGTCACGAATGACAATCTTTCATACCGCTGTGATGGCGTTTCCTCTGGTCCTAATGGTGACTCCATTAACGAAACTAACCAACCAAGCAGACCTAAtgatgatattttttaatccttAAAACCCAAGCGGAGTAAGTGGACTTCTCAACCAAGTCAGTTGTCAGCCTTGGACCACTATATTGACAAATGTTGCAGGGAAGGAAACCAACTAGTCTTCAAACGAAAACATAGGCGGTGCAACCTTACTCCGGGAGAACAAGAGGCCTTACGGAGACTGCGATGTAGAACTGACGTTATATTCCGACCTGCCGACAAAGGTGGGGCTTTTGTAGTTTGGAGTAAAGACCTCTACTTGGCTGAGGCTTTAAAAAAAGCTATCGGACGAACGGTTTTACCAGCAAATAGCCGAAGATGCTACCGGGGAACACCGGGTTTTGGTCCGTTCATTTATACAGCAGGCTATGGAGGCCAAACAACTTCCACCATCAGCAACTAGCCTTGTTGTTGAATGTCCTCGTACttct
This window encodes:
- the LOC140934049 gene encoding uncharacterized protein, which encodes MPCEDSLQMEVDEDDIDIVTCEDKTGDHSDDTIDGGYITGKSSPDPEFCQEIQDGYTKFNDDHEFCITEKSAPCLDSCMERNGPIRDCSPDIILTTPNSSEDIVETPLPPKVVSGSLKRKSEMKEFKIPLKKLRVTTNCVNKKLELEEDEYIFCSKCDKLQIGACSIHSALQWMKESSNVVMSEGLTKARATIPKNMELKSSSIPDAGLGIFALERFESDVVFGPYWGEKIDVANVTPNMDQGYMWDIIERGRVTQVVDARDESHSNWLRFVNCARNEDEQNLVAFQYRGDIYYRAYKVIEPGMELLVWYGDRYACDLDILNKEKKPADGPVQCQKCFMICSGPSSLASHNKFRCQMSSEHHLWRCMHCDRSFKTPSSLHFHKNIHKGIKPFSCKLCGAVFSFPASRKRHYAQQHGQWEAVSCKPCDKVFANKNALDAHEKNYHNPGDYKCQACGECFTSGISLSNHKRAHERSEAQNVCSICKKRFAHSSTLAKHLREKHPRVKIYRCGKCGKFCSDKRRLALHFAVKHSTKHGNRFFFSDDRQAVPLRGNSSVKQKSAVKCEFCLKAFPTLALMNRHRAAHFRTKNPTLPVATYDHHAVPSSESRDINGHSSKDLKCKMGNFACNVCGKSFRKKLSLNAHKASHSRTRRPALSAATYVQPAVPSSKSRDINGHNGKTLKRKMGKFVCNVCGKSFQKKLSLNAHKSHHSFKRRTSPLSDSRSGIHSRKGIRTFSCNGHNSKDLRKSKMGKFACNVCGKSFQKKLSLKAHRASHSRTMHPTLLAATHVQPTVPSSESRDINGNNGKTLKLKMGKLACNVCGKTFQKKSSLNAHKSHHSFKRRTSPLSDSRSGIHSRKCIRTFSCNKCTKSFLTERSLRSHKTHHSRFNNTSPDPAIEEQNDVRGLNTRKEHLLTSSLLRKQSNASTFPMSKPRVFICGVCGKKFLDKKNLHRHKGHHSRGSSILNPKLSNTYECSTCLEFFHSRSSLKCHKNRLHEAVDPASFVCPFCDLRFSSREDLWMHKQDLHSTADPFTCIRCDGRFGTKRTRDRHVCPGKENCDKETSVKQKATVESKSALDSGRQETHECKTCLQTFPSTRSLSNHKRSHAGVTSPCVCSICHKGLSSKRSLLRHKKSQHSSTNLLVENKLRSIGEGIKHNSNSEVNTCCKTTERFRSAEALSGTRDCIEHSASKQGVGQSSEKTASPPKKTQPSRNDEQSLEPNGEGTVGLWNCLYCEKQFKSDNVLRRHSREQHGTTKWIEYEKEAARSFKCPYCVEEFKSLSGKHQHVKEKHHTCNYPPFSSGSQSTRPHFGPYSKEYPAKMPFRWDTSPPMNSSETATKGAFKCQYCVKGFFNASSRYKHVVIVHSGRFGTKRTHDRHVCPGEKNRDKETSMKQKTTVESKPALDSGRQETHECKTCLQTFPSTRSLSNHRRSHAGVTSPCVCSICHKGLSSKRSLLRHKQSQHSSTNRFVEDKLRSIGEGIKHNSNSEMNTCCKTTERFRTAEALSGTRDCIQLRASRQGDEESSQKTTSPPKKTQPSRNNEQSLEPNGEGAVDLWNCLYCEKQFKSDSGLRRHSREKHRRKKWKEYEKEAARPFKRSYCDEEFKSLTGKQMMSPAEEMGSKSSDQSLELENAIGQTVESDVPFGCFRPGSTSASQPSTKLKAFQCDYCSKRFHTCSVMYKHYLLVHSRFGNLGEHDFVRPMACPTKKPSHPPVPIPTGTINPKDSDLVSQGYAGGLGHSPLHVNFPDIVSTTEEDMDSFACRICAKLFQTKIDWTAHVNDEHNGVERVPRGICNPSRPVLRPISVSFENNSVRLPRKRGVTCRQISNDKEVCAKNMATPNHVVCLPTMPAISNTLQCDICFLFFSRKDCVSRHKKSKHCDDTPFQCNNCGYASKRNDHMVYH